The DNA region GTTATCACCAATCAAAAAAATCTAAACGAAGGGGCACAAGTGGTGATTAAAGGTAAAATTCGCTACCGAAGTATCCCTTTAGCTGGGAAAGAATTGGGGGAAGTTTATTTAGAAGAAGAGTAATTAGCAATTAAAAATAAGACATGAATAATCAACCGATACATGTAGCGATCGCAATTCTCTACCAAAAAAATAAGTTTCTCATGCAACTGCGAGATAACATCCCCGGTATTCTCTACCCTGGTTACTGGGGGCTATTTGGTGGTCATATCGAACCTGGTGAAACACCAGAGGTAGCAGTGAAGCGAGAAATTTTAGAAGAAATCGGCTATACCTTACCACCCTTTGGTGAATTTGGCTGTTATACCGACGAAAGAGTTGTTCGTCATGTCTTTCATGCACCACTCTCGGTGGAATTAAATCAACTGGTTTTGAATGAAGGCTGGGATATGGGATTAT from Nostoc commune NIES-4072 includes:
- a CDS encoding NUDIX hydrolase translates to MNNQPIHVAIAILYQKNKFLMQLRDNIPGILYPGYWGLFGGHIEPGETPEVAVKREILEEIGYTLPPFGEFGCYTDERVVRHVFHAPLSVELNQLVLNEGWDMGLLTVENIYQGSCYSQNAGEVRPLGNVHQKIMLNFIQTKQQT